A DNA window from Pseudarthrobacter sp. W1I19 contains the following coding sequences:
- the gcvT gene encoding glycine cleavage system aminomethyltransferase GcvT, whose translation MTENYTALYEQHKIAGASFTDFGGWQMPLKYSSELAEHHAVRNAAGLFDLSHMGEVWVSGPDAAAFLDYALVGKLSAVAVGKAKYSLICQEDGGIIDDLISYRLAEDKYLVIPNAGNAAVVAAVLAERAANFDVTVEDVSAETSLIAVQGPNAEAILLKLVPAAQHPLVTELKYYAAVEVGIAVNGTVQELLLARTGYTGEDGFEIYIPNEDAAGLWDGLLEVGAGHGLIPAGLACRDSLRLEAGMPLYGNELSREGNPYAAGLGPVVSLKKESDFVGRAVLAELKELGAGSTSGRKLVGLKGLGRRAGRSHYPVLKDGNVVGEVTSGQPSPTLGYPIALAYVDVEHSAPGTALDIDLRGKAEPFEVVELPFYKRQK comes from the coding sequence ATGACTGAGAACTACACCGCGCTGTATGAGCAGCACAAGATTGCCGGCGCCTCCTTCACGGACTTCGGCGGCTGGCAGATGCCCCTGAAATACAGCTCCGAACTGGCCGAGCACCACGCCGTGCGCAACGCCGCCGGCCTGTTCGACCTCTCCCACATGGGCGAAGTCTGGGTCTCAGGCCCCGACGCCGCTGCATTCCTCGATTACGCACTGGTCGGCAAGCTGTCCGCCGTTGCCGTGGGCAAGGCAAAGTACTCGCTGATCTGCCAGGAAGACGGCGGCATTATCGACGACCTCATCTCCTACCGCTTGGCCGAAGACAAGTACCTGGTGATCCCCAACGCCGGAAACGCTGCGGTGGTTGCCGCTGTGCTGGCCGAGCGTGCCGCAAACTTCGATGTCACCGTGGAGGACGTGTCCGCCGAGACCTCGCTGATCGCCGTCCAGGGACCGAACGCCGAAGCCATCCTCCTGAAACTGGTTCCCGCCGCGCAGCACCCGCTGGTGACGGAGCTGAAGTACTACGCCGCTGTTGAGGTAGGCATCGCCGTCAACGGTACTGTCCAGGAACTGCTGCTGGCCCGCACCGGTTACACCGGCGAGGACGGCTTCGAGATTTACATCCCGAACGAGGACGCCGCCGGCCTGTGGGACGGGTTGCTCGAAGTCGGCGCCGGCCACGGGCTCATCCCCGCAGGCCTGGCCTGCCGCGACTCGCTCCGCCTCGAAGCCGGCATGCCGCTCTACGGAAACGAACTCTCCCGTGAAGGCAACCCCTACGCCGCCGGACTGGGCCCGGTTGTGTCGCTCAAGAAGGAGTCCGACTTCGTGGGCAGGGCCGTGCTGGCCGAGCTCAAGGAACTGGGCGCCGGTTCCACTTCCGGCCGCAAGCTCGTGGGCCTCAAAGGCCTGGGCCGCCGCGCCGGCCGCAGCCACTACCCCGTTCTCAAGGACGGCAACGTAGTGGGCGAGGTGACTTCAGGCCAGCCGAGCCCTACCCTCGGCTACCCGATCGCCCTGGCATACGTCGACGTCGAACACTCAGCACCCGGAACCGCCCTGGACATCGACCTCCGCGGCAAGGCAGAGCCGTTCGAAGTAGTAGAGCTCCCGTTTTACAAACGCCAGAAGTAA
- the gcvH gene encoding glycine cleavage system protein GcvH, with protein sequence MAKVVAELKYSAEHEWIASDGSGPTGVGISAVAAEALGDIVYVDLPEVGSTVTAGETCGEVESTKSVSDLYAPVTGEVVEINDEVVSDPALINNDPYGAGWLFKVAVTEEGPLMSAEEYAAANGGEL encoded by the coding sequence ATGGCGAAAGTTGTTGCTGAACTCAAATACTCGGCCGAGCACGAGTGGATTGCTTCTGACGGATCCGGGCCCACCGGCGTCGGAATCTCCGCAGTGGCTGCCGAAGCCCTGGGCGACATCGTGTACGTGGACCTGCCCGAGGTTGGCTCCACGGTGACCGCGGGGGAGACCTGCGGCGAGGTGGAATCCACCAAGTCGGTCTCGGACCTCTACGCACCCGTGACCGGCGAAGTGGTGGAGATCAACGACGAAGTGGTCTCCGATCCCGCCCTGATCAACAACGATCCCTACGGCGCCGGCTGGCTCTTCAAGGTGGCCGTCACCGAAGAGGGCCCGCTGATGTCCGCCGAAGAGTACGCAGCAGCCAACGGCGGCGAGCTGTGA
- the glyA gene encoding serine hydroxymethyltransferase: MSATAATAAFEQVVSPSLDADLSALDPEIAAKIDDELTRQRDGLEMIASENHTAVAVMQAQGSVLTNKYAEGYPGKRYYGGCEHVDVIEQLAIDRIKALFGAEFANVQPHSGAQANASVMHALIKPGDTIMGLNLAHGGHLTHGMKINFSGRLYNVVPYGVREDTHTVDMAEVERLAQEHKPALIVAGWSAYARQLDFAEFRRIADSVGAYLMVDMAHFAGLVAAGLHPSPVPHAHVTTSTTHKTLAGPRGGIILTNDAGIAKKINSAVFPGQQGGPLEHVIAGKAVAFKIAGSAEFKERQGRVLAGARILAERLVQPDVSAKGISVVSGGTDVHLVLVDLRNCELDGQQAEDRLAAIDITVNRNAVPFDPRPPMVTSGLRIGTPALATRGFGEDAFREVADIIAEALTADADADLSGLRHRVEALAAAHPLYPGVADVAS, translated from the coding sequence GTGAGCGCCACTGCCGCAACAGCGGCCTTTGAGCAGGTAGTCTCCCCGTCGCTGGACGCCGACCTGTCCGCCCTGGACCCCGAGATCGCCGCGAAGATCGACGACGAACTCACCCGCCAGCGTGACGGCCTGGAGATGATCGCCTCCGAGAACCACACCGCCGTCGCCGTGATGCAGGCGCAGGGCTCGGTGCTGACCAACAAGTACGCCGAAGGCTACCCGGGCAAGCGCTACTACGGCGGCTGCGAGCACGTGGATGTCATCGAACAGCTCGCCATCGACCGGATCAAGGCGCTGTTCGGCGCGGAGTTCGCCAACGTGCAGCCACACTCCGGCGCCCAGGCCAACGCCTCGGTGATGCACGCGCTGATCAAGCCGGGCGACACCATCATGGGCCTGAACCTGGCTCACGGCGGCCACTTGACCCACGGCATGAAGATCAACTTCTCCGGCAGGCTCTACAACGTGGTGCCGTACGGCGTCCGCGAGGACACCCACACGGTGGACATGGCCGAGGTGGAGCGTCTGGCCCAGGAGCACAAGCCGGCGCTGATCGTGGCCGGCTGGTCCGCCTACGCCCGGCAGCTGGACTTCGCCGAGTTCCGCCGCATCGCCGACTCCGTTGGCGCCTACCTGATGGTGGACATGGCGCACTTCGCCGGCCTCGTGGCCGCAGGGCTGCACCCGTCGCCCGTGCCGCACGCGCACGTCACCACCTCCACCACGCACAAGACCCTCGCCGGTCCGCGCGGCGGCATCATCCTGACCAACGACGCCGGCATCGCCAAGAAGATCAACTCTGCGGTGTTTCCCGGTCAGCAGGGCGGCCCGCTGGAGCACGTGATCGCCGGCAAGGCTGTAGCGTTCAAGATCGCCGGATCCGCCGAGTTCAAGGAGCGCCAGGGGCGAGTCCTGGCCGGCGCCCGGATCCTGGCCGAGCGCCTGGTCCAGCCCGATGTCAGCGCCAAGGGCATCAGCGTGGTCTCCGGCGGCACCGATGTGCACCTGGTCCTCGTTGACCTGCGCAACTGCGAGCTCGACGGCCAGCAGGCCGAGGACCGGCTCGCGGCCATCGACATCACGGTGAACCGCAACGCCGTGCCGTTCGACCCCCGCCCGCCGATGGTCACGTCCGGCCTGCGCATCGGCACGCCCGCGCTGGCCACCCGCGGGTTCGGCGAGGACGCCTTCCGGGAGGTTGCGGACATCATCGCCGAGGCATTAACGGCCGACGCCGATGCAGACCTTTCGGGCCTGCGTCACCGAGTCGAGGCCCTCGCCGCCGCCCACCCGCTCTACCCGGGCGTCGCCGACGTCGCTAGTTGA